The following are encoded in a window of Sulfitobacter sp. S190 genomic DNA:
- a CDS encoding tyrosine-type recombinase/integrase gives MEKNRHRVRFANYIPTAISMLSKMAMRKRWRKDNPAIDIEPLRVPKDRKKPHLPWADWAVEKMREEGSPLPRLIFEIGVGSVQRPGDWVDFQWGDYDGDTLKLRQNKTDTFLSLPCTIALKAALDSAKADLGFAPHPSRHILTRADGSKMDYHAMARVMVRERKRLGLMAHDQHALRYRGVMELAWAGCTDDEIASYSGHTSKEMIIKYAGEARQIMRARQAVAKRK, from the coding sequence ATGGAAAAGAACCGACATCGCGTGCGGTTTGCAAACTACATCCCGACCGCGATCAGCATGTTATCCAAAATGGCGATGCGCAAGCGCTGGCGCAAAGACAATCCCGCGATTGATATAGAGCCGTTGAGGGTTCCGAAGGACCGCAAGAAACCGCATTTGCCGTGGGCAGATTGGGCGGTCGAAAAGATGCGAGAAGAGGGTTCGCCATTGCCTCGCCTGATTTTTGAGATTGGCGTGGGGAGTGTGCAGCGTCCTGGTGACTGGGTGGACTTCCAATGGGGCGATTATGATGGCGATACCCTCAAGTTGCGGCAGAACAAGACAGATACTTTTCTTTCACTGCCCTGCACGATTGCGCTCAAGGCCGCGCTGGACAGCGCAAAGGCCGATCTGGGATTCGCGCCGCACCCATCGCGCCACATCCTGACGCGCGCTGATGGTTCGAAGATGGACTACCATGCAATGGCCCGCGTCATGGTGCGCGAGCGTAAGCGGTTAGGCCTGATGGCCCATGACCAACACGCCTTGCGGTATCGTGGCGTGATGGAATTGGCATGGGCAGGCTGCACGGACGACGAAATCGCCAGCTACAGCGGCCACACATCCAAAGAGATGATTATCAAATATGCGGGGGAGGCGCGGCAAATCATGCGGGCGAGACAGGCGGTAGCGAAGCGCAAATGA
- a CDS encoding Panacea domain-containing protein: MYVATKTADLDDFGTTKINKTLYHADMEMFRENGRPITGAQYHRIQNGPVPKHIPVAERNLVEKEALEIDKSVAAHKRIARREPNMDLFSENEIKIVDAQIERLMGDTSAKVSEDSHDIRWHAVSHQSLIPYEFAFLSGEATEKDKSDAAELAVELGW; the protein is encoded by the coding sequence TTGTACGTCGCAACCAAAACCGCTGATTTGGATGATTTTGGCACGACCAAAATCAACAAAACCCTGTATCACGCCGACATGGAAATGTTTCGTGAGAACGGAAGGCCGATCACGGGTGCGCAGTACCACCGCATCCAAAACGGACCTGTCCCGAAGCATATTCCGGTAGCCGAAAGGAATCTGGTTGAGAAAGAGGCTTTGGAAATAGACAAGTCAGTCGCCGCACATAAGCGTATTGCGAGGCGTGAACCTAACATGGACCTGTTTTCTGAAAACGAAATAAAGATCGTAGACGCTCAAATCGAGCGTCTTATGGGGGATACAAGCGCCAAGGTCAGTGAAGACAGTCACGATATTCGTTGGCATGCTGTATCTCACCAGAGTTTGATTCCTTATGAATTTGCATTCCTAAGCGGCGAGGCCACGGAAAAAGACAAGTCAGATGCAGCGGAATTGGCGGTTGAGTTAGGATGGTAA
- a CDS encoding DUF3892 domain-containing protein, giving the protein MAKQAQIKCINKQDRDNAWERITHVGGVNSDGGRWKLTQQSAIEYLEGDWDFWVSVDGDTVWCEVAVSRFGNKYIKTKADGDLPNNLLSLPECP; this is encoded by the coding sequence ATGGCGAAGCAAGCGCAGATCAAATGCATCAACAAGCAGGACCGAGATAATGCGTGGGAGCGCATCACTCATGTTGGGGGCGTCAACTCTGACGGCGGGCGATGGAAGCTAACGCAACAGTCTGCGATTGAATATCTTGAAGGCGACTGGGATTTCTGGGTGTCGGTCGATGGCGATACGGTCTGGTGTGAAGTTGCCGTAAGTCGCTTCGGCAACAAGTACATCAAGACGAAGGCGGACGGTGATCTTCCGAATAACCTTCTGAGCCTCCCTGAATGCCCTTAA
- a CDS encoding protein-L-isoaspartate O-methyltransferase: MTDFASRRLIMVDTQVRPSDVTKFPIIDAMLTVAREDFVPSVQREAAYVGENLDLGQGRVLLEPRTLAKMLDALTIEQDELVLDVGAAFGYSSAVIARMCEAVIALEEDEAMAREAQEALAIAGADNAIVQIGPLNEGAPQHGPYDVIIVQGGVAEVPQALTDQLKEDGRIACLVMNGNLGEVRVGFKRAGRISWRLAFNASAPVISGFEKETAFVL; the protein is encoded by the coding sequence ATGACTGATTTTGCTTCCCGCCGCCTGATCATGGTGGATACCCAAGTACGCCCGTCGGATGTGACGAAATTTCCCATCATCGACGCCATGCTGACCGTCGCGCGCGAGGATTTCGTGCCCAGCGTCCAGCGCGAGGCGGCCTATGTCGGCGAGAACCTCGATCTGGGGCAGGGGCGGGTGCTGCTCGAGCCGCGCACGCTGGCCAAGATGCTGGACGCGCTGACGATCGAGCAGGACGAGCTGGTTCTGGATGTGGGTGCGGCTTTTGGCTACTCCTCGGCGGTGATTGCGCGGATGTGCGAGGCCGTCATCGCGCTGGAAGAGGACGAGGCCATGGCCCGCGAGGCGCAGGAGGCGCTGGCGATCGCCGGTGCGGACAATGCCATCGTGCAGATTGGCCCGCTCAACGAAGGCGCGCCACAACACGGACCCTACGACGTGATTATCGTGCAGGGAGGTGTTGCCGAAGTACCCCAGGCGCTGACGGATCAGCTCAAGGAAGATGGGCGCATTGCATGCCTCGTGATGAATGGTAACCTTGGGGAAGTCCGCGTCGGATTTAAGCGGGCAGGGCGTATCAGTTGGCGTTTGGCATTCAATGCAAGCGCGCCGGTCATTTCCGGGTTTGAAAAAGAGACTGCATTTGTTTTATAA
- the drt3b gene encoding antiviral reverse transcriptase Drt3b, with amino-acid sequence MPRKNVQKILLDPSDFNRALLSDTTPAELPIPIGNDGFYLNIRDWEKFDTFSKTIIETFVLPPKSGKQATEPLSYKIVKDADTLRKLGLPHPRAQLDVCNFYSRYDALLTYYCNTSSFSIRRPVCTASKYYIAGPLEASNELKFSTISTVEKDKFTKHPASFFAYAGFGRLHNFLGSRLFDSLERKFQFMSSQDISKCFHSIYTHSISWATRSLKEAKSNTSAEMYGASFDRLIQSMNRNETNGIIVGPEVSRIFAETILSAVDDELEQRLTKKGLENGVDYSAFRYVDNYYFFCGSRKNCDEITAELSDCLDKYKLHLNPGKSEITSRPFASKKSSAIQQANTLVADLIDNLTRPNKIAGVPGRQQTSAVLMTAKRIRSRHKLMRALVQRVRAICVDAELGYEGVSAYILAAIKWRTHQLTKDSEQLLALPEEISLLDGSVINREECLSQATDLYDFYLEVAFHLFSLAPSVNTSLDISYVLVQTAEFLKDHAPEEFLATKERVQLWVSRLIGSSSLTDLDERQYSTSIEILNVICATKPFDFGGAYYVELLEEFKGASSKVGYFEVVAKLGDCIFDKPKQITYI; translated from the coding sequence ATGCCTAGGAAAAATGTTCAGAAGATCTTACTTGATCCAAGCGACTTCAACCGAGCTCTGCTCAGCGACACAACTCCAGCGGAGTTACCTATTCCTATAGGAAACGATGGCTTCTACCTAAATATCCGTGATTGGGAGAAGTTTGATACTTTCTCGAAAACAATAATTGAAACCTTTGTTCTGCCTCCAAAATCTGGCAAACAAGCTACGGAGCCGCTCTCTTACAAGATCGTGAAAGATGCTGACACATTACGCAAACTCGGCTTGCCACATCCTCGAGCGCAACTCGACGTTTGCAACTTTTACTCTAGATATGACGCGCTGCTCACCTACTACTGTAACACCAGCTCATTCTCTATCCGAAGGCCTGTCTGCACTGCGAGCAAATACTACATCGCAGGTCCATTAGAAGCGAGTAACGAGCTAAAGTTCTCTACGATTTCAACCGTAGAGAAAGATAAGTTTACAAAGCATCCAGCCAGTTTCTTTGCATACGCCGGTTTCGGGAGACTTCATAACTTTTTGGGATCAAGGCTATTCGATTCGTTAGAACGAAAGTTCCAATTTATGTCGTCACAAGATATTTCGAAGTGTTTCCATAGCATTTATACACATTCGATTTCTTGGGCCACAAGATCACTCAAAGAGGCAAAAAGTAATACTAGTGCAGAGATGTATGGAGCTTCTTTTGATCGCTTAATACAGTCAATGAATAGAAATGAAACCAACGGAATTATAGTAGGACCAGAGGTCAGCCGAATATTTGCTGAAACCATATTGTCAGCGGTGGATGATGAGCTCGAGCAGCGGCTTACGAAGAAAGGGCTCGAAAATGGCGTAGACTATTCAGCCTTTCGATACGTCGATAATTACTATTTTTTCTGTGGAAGCCGCAAGAACTGTGATGAGATTACCGCCGAACTTTCTGACTGCCTGGACAAATACAAACTTCATCTAAATCCTGGAAAATCGGAGATCACGTCTCGTCCCTTCGCAAGTAAAAAATCTTCCGCAATACAGCAAGCCAATACTCTAGTTGCTGATCTTATCGACAACCTAACGCGTCCGAACAAGATTGCAGGTGTTCCGGGCAGACAACAAACAAGTGCTGTTTTGATGACAGCTAAGAGAATCCGATCAAGGCATAAGCTAATGCGCGCACTTGTTCAGCGCGTGCGCGCAATTTGTGTAGATGCCGAATTGGGCTATGAAGGCGTGTCCGCTTATATTCTGGCAGCCATAAAGTGGAGGACTCATCAGCTTACAAAAGATAGCGAACAGTTGCTTGCTTTGCCCGAAGAAATCTCTTTGCTGGATGGAAGTGTGATAAACCGAGAGGAATGCCTGTCGCAAGCCACCGATCTTTATGATTTCTATCTTGAGGTTGCGTTTCACCTTTTCTCTCTTGCGCCGAGTGTAAACACTTCCTTAGATATCTCATATGTCCTTGTTCAAACTGCTGAATTCTTAAAGGACCATGCCCCGGAAGAATTTTTGGCCACCAAAGAACGGGTACAGCTTTGGGTTTCGCGTCTTATTGGCAGCAGCTCGCTTACCGATCTGGACGAACGGCAGTATTCGACCTCAATCGAGATACTCAACGTAATTTGCGCGACAAAACCATTTGACTTCGGCGGTGCTTACTATGTTGAGCTTCTAGAGGAGTTCAAAGGGGCTTCCTCAAAGGTAGGTTATTTTGAAGTTGTCGCAAAATTGGGCGATTGTATATTTGACAAACCCAAGCAGATAACCTATATCTAA
- a CDS encoding TolC family outer membrane protein → MGLFTAKKGLIRSVQAVVFGAAVVVAPAAKSETLADALVGAYNHSGLLTQNRALLRAADEDVAIAAAGLKPVVSWVAQIEQTLGRAQNSRFTGATDADGLDLTAQLNVSQLLYDFGSTRFSIEAAKETVLATRQALISIEQQIFQRAVAAFFLVIEANEFVTLRQNNVRLLQQELRAAENRFEVGEVTRTDVALAEAQLAEARSGLATAQGNLLIAQEEYRNAVGRGPGRLVPPPSLPQLSGNVPAAKAVAVRQHPDLRSAQHQVAATELQILRFEAAKKPTLNATAGVSALESFDSSNFGLTGSVGLTASGTIYQGGSRSATVRAAQAQRDAARGNLHVVRHNIEQNVGDSYARLASARASLASTDRQIRAARIAFRGVREEATLGARTTLDVLDAEQALLDAEAARISAQSQLYTAAYNVLASTGELTATALQLPVQQYDPAAYYNLVKDSPTKQSKQGAQLDRVLERLQRK, encoded by the coding sequence ATGGGACTATTTACGGCAAAAAAGGGCCTCATACGGTCCGTGCAGGCTGTGGTTTTCGGGGCGGCGGTTGTCGTGGCGCCCGCGGCGAAGTCCGAAACGCTCGCCGATGCGCTGGTCGGTGCGTATAACCATTCGGGGCTTTTGACGCAGAACCGCGCGCTTTTGCGGGCGGCCGATGAGGATGTGGCGATCGCGGCGGCGGGGTTGAAGCCCGTTGTCAGCTGGGTCGCGCAGATTGAACAGACGCTCGGACGGGCGCAGAACAGCCGCTTTACCGGTGCCACGGATGCCGACGGGCTGGACCTGACGGCGCAGTTGAACGTATCGCAGCTTTTGTATGATTTCGGCTCGACCCGGTTCAGCATCGAGGCGGCCAAGGAAACGGTTCTGGCGACGCGTCAGGCGCTGATTTCGATCGAACAGCAGATTTTCCAGCGCGCGGTCGCGGCTTTCTTTCTGGTGATCGAGGCCAATGAATTCGTGACGCTGCGCCAGAACAACGTCCGCCTGCTGCAGCAGGAATTGCGGGCGGCGGAAAACCGGTTCGAAGTGGGTGAAGTCACGCGGACCGATGTCGCATTGGCCGAAGCGCAGCTGGCCGAGGCCCGCAGCGGGCTGGCGACGGCACAGGGCAACCTGTTGATCGCGCAAGAAGAATATCGCAACGCGGTGGGCCGTGGCCCGGGCCGTTTGGTCCCGCCGCCCAGCTTGCCGCAGTTGAGTGGCAATGTCCCGGCCGCCAAGGCGGTGGCCGTGCGTCAGCACCCCGATCTGCGGTCCGCACAGCATCAGGTCGCAGCGACTGAGCTGCAGATCCTGCGGTTCGAAGCGGCGAAGAAACCGACACTCAACGCAACGGCGGGCGTGTCTGCGCTGGAGAGTTTCGACAGCAGCAACTTCGGCCTGACCGGCAGCGTCGGCCTGACGGCGTCGGGCACGATCTATCAGGGCGGATCGCGCTCTGCGACGGTGCGTGCGGCACAGGCGCAGCGCGATGCGGCACGGGGCAACCTGCATGTGGTGCGCCACAACATCGAACAGAATGTCGGCGATTCATACGCCCGTCTGGCATCGGCGCGGGCGTCGCTCGCCTCGACCGACCGGCAGATCCGCGCCGCGCGTATCGCCTTTCGCGGGGTCCGCGAGGAAGCGACGCTCGGGGCGCGCACCACGCTCGATGTGCTGGATGCGGAACAGGCGCTGCTGGATGCCGAAGCGGCGCGTATTTCGGCGCAGTCACAGCTTTATACTGCAGCCTACAACGTGCTGGCCTCGACCGGAGAGCTGACGGCGACGGCGTTGCAGCTGCCGGTGCAGCAATACGATCCGGCAGCCTATTACAACCTCGTCAAGGACAGCCCGACCAAGCAAAGCAAGCAGGGCGCGCAACTTGATCGTGTGCTGGAGCGTCTGCAACGCAAATAG
- a CDS encoding IS1595 family transposase, translating to MSVLSAPYMHDEAAAFEHVEAMLWADGPVCPHCGVVDSAYKLVGVRTKASKKNPEGKERHGLWKCRECRKQFTVRKGTIFEESHLPLHLWLQAIHLMVSSKKGISSHQLHRVLGITYKSAWFLTHRIRECMRDGALAGFGGNGGIVEVDETFIGKEPGVTKAKNARGASHKMKMLTLVDRTTKRAKSIVVDDLKKSTLIPILQENIAREAYVMTDEARQYQGIGAGKAFEAHGWTNHSAGEYVNLEDREMHTNTVEGFYSIFKRGMKGVYQHCGKQHLHRYAAEFDFRYNNRVANGIEDTERSNIALRSVVGKRLTYQC from the coding sequence ATGTCCGTTCTTTCCGCCCCCTACATGCACGATGAAGCAGCAGCTTTTGAGCACGTCGAAGCAATGCTTTGGGCTGACGGTCCGGTCTGCCCCCACTGCGGCGTTGTTGATAGCGCATACAAGCTGGTTGGTGTCCGCACCAAGGCCAGTAAGAAGAACCCAGAGGGCAAAGAGCGTCATGGCCTGTGGAAGTGCCGCGAGTGCCGCAAGCAGTTTACCGTCCGCAAAGGCACGATCTTTGAGGAAAGCCACCTGCCGCTTCACCTGTGGCTGCAAGCTATTCACCTGATGGTATCCAGCAAGAAAGGTATCAGCAGCCACCAACTGCACCGCGTTCTGGGCATCACATACAAGTCTGCGTGGTTCCTGACACACCGTATCCGCGAGTGTATGCGCGATGGTGCGCTGGCTGGCTTTGGTGGCAACGGCGGTATCGTTGAGGTTGACGAGACGTTCATCGGCAAAGAACCCGGCGTGACGAAGGCTAAAAACGCCCGTGGCGCTTCTCACAAGATGAAGATGCTGACCCTCGTGGACCGCACCACCAAACGCGCCAAGAGCATCGTTGTGGACGACCTCAAGAAGTCCACGCTGATCCCGATCCTGCAAGAAAATATCGCCCGTGAAGCGTACGTGATGACCGACGAGGCCCGCCAGTATCAGGGCATTGGTGCTGGCAAGGCGTTCGAGGCGCACGGTTGGACCAACCACAGTGCTGGCGAGTACGTGAATCTCGAGGATCGCGAAATGCACACAAACACCGTTGAAGGCTTCTACAGCATTTTCAAGCGCGGCATGAAGGGTGTCTATCAGCACTGCGGCAAACAGCACCTGCATCGCTACGCGGCAGAGTTTGATTTCCGTTACAACAATCGAGTTGCGAACGGGATTGAGGACACGGAGCGCAGTAATATCGCGCTGCGCAGTGTTGTAGGAAAACGTCTTACATATCAGTGCTGA
- the drt3a gene encoding antiviral reverse transcriptase Drt3a translates to MLDASFRTKSLMQVVRESSDPTDFSFLAQDLDNRVERALTRANGNGTCFELELTKRKGREICVPHDFETAILLRRLNENIRRIVRVRQADRSYVVSRLRQLLGNGLPYVVAKYDIKKFYASIDRDELRQACHKRLSSSGTTRRMLDKYLADLEAVGASGIPAGLALNGTLSEVFLLDMDKEISRSEGVHFYARYVDDIVIVAAPHITDFDLTQRILDNLPTGLMLNLSPNKRDFQLLPKKENKGSAKTYTLDYLGYEFTVSQIFSEANHDKTLNARKLTIDISKSKIDKRKTRFILSIKQYLRDGNQDDLLDRFLLINSGYRFYDQNSGRWLSSGMCNSYPLVDHPSPALRELSSFYHGVFSSRSSNLAARLALAPLSRRNRKRIQYFDLCTHVQKKKYVGFNEQKLIHLMKAWQHA, encoded by the coding sequence TTGTTAGACGCCAGCTTCCGCACAAAGTCATTGATGCAAGTAGTTAGAGAGAGCAGTGACCCGACAGATTTTTCCTTTCTTGCCCAAGACTTAGACAACCGAGTTGAGCGAGCACTCACAAGAGCGAACGGGAATGGCACTTGCTTTGAGCTAGAACTGACCAAGCGCAAAGGGCGTGAAATCTGTGTGCCTCACGACTTCGAAACCGCCATACTTCTTAGGCGCTTGAACGAGAATATTAGGCGTATAGTAAGAGTTCGACAGGCTGACAGGAGCTATGTCGTATCTCGCCTCAGACAACTCTTGGGAAATGGCCTGCCGTATGTTGTTGCAAAATATGACATAAAGAAATTTTACGCTTCGATTGATAGGGATGAGCTACGCCAAGCTTGCCACAAGCGCTTAAGCAGCTCAGGCACTACAAGAAGAATGCTCGACAAGTATTTAGCCGACTTAGAGGCCGTAGGTGCTTCTGGAATTCCTGCAGGCTTGGCTTTGAACGGCACCTTGAGCGAGGTCTTCTTACTAGACATGGACAAGGAAATCTCTCGATCTGAGGGAGTTCACTTCTATGCAAGGTATGTTGACGATATTGTAATCGTCGCCGCCCCACATATTACAGATTTCGACTTGACCCAGCGGATCTTGGATAATCTACCGACAGGCTTGATGCTTAATTTATCTCCTAACAAACGAGACTTCCAGCTACTGCCGAAGAAGGAGAACAAAGGAAGCGCGAAAACGTATACCTTGGATTATTTGGGATACGAGTTCACCGTTTCACAAATCTTTTCTGAAGCGAACCATGACAAGACTTTAAATGCCCGAAAGCTGACTATCGACATAAGCAAGTCAAAAATCGACAAGCGTAAGACACGGTTTATCTTGTCCATCAAGCAGTACCTTCGAGATGGGAACCAAGACGATCTCCTAGACAGGTTTCTTCTAATAAACAGCGGCTATAGGTTTTACGACCAAAACTCCGGGCGATGGTTGTCAAGCGGGATGTGCAACAGTTATCCACTAGTCGACCATCCCTCACCAGCACTGCGCGAACTTTCATCCTTTTATCACGGCGTCTTTTCGTCACGGTCCTCAAATCTGGCTGCAAGACTTGCGCTTGCACCGCTCTCAAGACGGAATCGGAAGAGAATTCAGTACTTTGACCTATGCACCCATGTTCAAAAGAAGAAGTATGTCGGGTTTAATGAGCAAAAGCTCATCCATTTGATGAAAGCTTGGCAACATGCCTAG
- a CDS encoding cobyric acid synthase has product MAKAIMIQGTGSNVGKSMIVAGILRACARRGLTVRPFKPQNMSNNAAVTSDGGEIGRAQALQARACGVAPHTDMNPILLKPQTTTGAQVIVQGQVAGHQEALAFGKNKATLLPAVLQSFRRLADQCDLIVIEGAGSPAETNLRAGDIANMGFARAANVPVVLMGDIDRGGVIAQIVGTQAVLSADDNALIRGFAVNKFRGDRSLFDRGRDDIADRTGWPSLGVLPWFDAAGRLPAEDVMDLPARARSGGDGVVIAVPQLPRISNFDDLDPLAAEPGVDLRIIAPGTPLPAETDLVLLVGSKATISDLQALRAAGWDIDIAAHIRRGGHVMGLCGGYQMLGRSIADPRGIEGPAQTVAGLGHLDIDTTLAPKKHLHLRAGTATQSGTPLTGYEIHMGETTGPDCSRSWLMLDGTPEGAASADGRILGCYLHGIFASDAFRGSYLQRFGGTSAIAFEDGVDTTLDALADHIERYFDLDLLLSLAQDVALPLG; this is encoded by the coding sequence ATGGCAAAAGCGATCATGATACAAGGCACCGGCAGCAATGTCGGGAAATCAATGATCGTTGCGGGCATTCTGCGGGCATGTGCCCGCCGCGGGCTGACCGTGCGCCCCTTCAAACCGCAAAACATGTCCAACAACGCCGCCGTCACCAGCGATGGCGGTGAGATCGGCCGCGCGCAGGCCCTGCAGGCGCGCGCCTGTGGTGTTGCGCCGCACACGGATATGAACCCCATTTTGCTCAAACCGCAAACGACGACCGGTGCGCAGGTCATCGTGCAAGGTCAGGTCGCCGGACATCAGGAGGCCCTCGCGTTCGGCAAGAACAAGGCCACGTTGCTGCCGGCTGTCCTGCAATCCTTTCGGCGTCTGGCCGATCAGTGTGACCTCATCGTCATCGAGGGGGCCGGCAGCCCTGCGGAAACCAACCTTCGCGCGGGCGACATCGCAAACATGGGGTTTGCTCGGGCGGCCAACGTGCCCGTGGTGCTGATGGGTGACATCGACCGCGGCGGTGTCATCGCCCAGATCGTGGGCACGCAGGCGGTTCTGTCTGCGGATGACAACGCGCTCATCCGCGGCTTTGCCGTCAACAAGTTCCGCGGCGACCGCAGCCTGTTCGACAGGGGCCGTGATGACATCGCCGACCGCACCGGCTGGCCGTCTCTGGGTGTCCTGCCGTGGTTCGATGCCGCCGGTCGCCTGCCCGCCGAAGACGTGATGGACCTGCCCGCACGGGCACGCTCGGGGGGGGATGGCGTGGTGATCGCCGTGCCGCAATTGCCCCGTATCTCCAACTTTGACGATCTCGATCCGCTGGCCGCCGAGCCGGGCGTCGATCTGCGCATCATCGCCCCCGGCACCCCCCTGCCCGCGGAGACCGATCTGGTGCTGCTGGTCGGATCCAAGGCGACGATCTCCGATCTGCAGGCCCTGCGTGCCGCGGGATGGGACATCGACATCGCCGCCCACATCCGCCGCGGGGGGCATGTGATGGGCCTGTGCGGCGGTTATCAGATGCTGGGCCGGTCCATTGCCGACCCGCGCGGCATCGAAGGCCCCGCCCAGACGGTCGCCGGGCTCGGGCATCTCGATATCGACACCACGCTCGCGCCGAAAAAGCACCTGCACCTGCGCGCGGGCACCGCAACCCAAAGCGGCACGCCCCTGACCGGTTACGAAATCCACATGGGCGAAACCACCGGTCCCGACTGCAGCCGCAGCTGGCTCATGCTGGACGGCACGCCCGAAGGCGCGGCCAGCGCAGACGGGCGCATTCTGGGCTGCTACCTGCACGGCATTTTCGCGTCCGACGCGTTTCGTGGCAGCTATCTGCAAAGGTTCGGCGGCACCAGCGCGATCGCCTTTGAGGACGGGGTCGATACAACGCTCGACGCGCTTGCCGATCACATCGAACGCTATTTCGATCTGGACCTGCTGTTGTCGCTGGCGCAGGACGTGGCCCTGCCGCTGGGGTGA
- a CDS encoding helix-turn-helix domain-containing protein, giving the protein MSTVLIGIGQRMLSVRSQLGYPQNKVAAILGIADKSYKNYELEKRELPLSVAVKFCEEFDKSLMWLVYGSSVPDSEQSARLAGETAQAVFDHAQTNKRMFSSAEIQKFTQYIFEQALSKGTSPQSEAKLFFSAIG; this is encoded by the coding sequence ATGTCAACTGTATTGATTGGGATTGGCCAAAGGATGCTGAGCGTACGCAGTCAGCTCGGGTATCCTCAAAACAAAGTCGCGGCGATTCTAGGGATCGCTGACAAATCTTATAAGAATTATGAGCTGGAAAAACGGGAGCTACCGCTCTCGGTCGCGGTCAAGTTTTGCGAAGAGTTCGACAAGAGCCTCATGTGGCTGGTGTATGGAAGCTCCGTGCCTGACAGTGAGCAGTCCGCTCGTTTAGCCGGGGAAACCGCGCAGGCTGTGTTTGATCACGCGCAGACGAACAAGAGGATGTTTTCCAGCGCCGAAATACAAAAGTTTACTCAGTACATCTTTGAGCAAGCCCTTTCGAAGGGCACCTCGCCGCAAAGCGAGGCAAAGCTGTTCTTTTCGGCCATAGGCTAA
- a CDS encoding type II toxin-antitoxin system RelE/ParE family toxin gives MNKLVVYVTEAGKTPFDDWFNGLDTAAALKVRTALARIETGNLGDVKPVGQGVSERRITFGPGYRVYFGKDGDKLVILLCGGTKKRQSKDIVQAKAYWEDYKARKEKGD, from the coding sequence ATGAATAAGCTTGTTGTCTATGTCACCGAGGCCGGGAAAACACCGTTCGACGATTGGTTCAATGGCCTGGATACGGCGGCGGCATTGAAGGTGCGAACGGCGCTTGCACGGATCGAGACCGGAAACCTTGGCGACGTGAAGCCGGTTGGGCAAGGCGTGTCAGAACGGCGCATCACCTTCGGCCCCGGCTACCGCGTCTATTTTGGCAAGGACGGCGATAAGCTTGTGATCCTGCTCTGCGGCGGGACCAAGAAACGCCAGTCGAAAGACATCGTGCAAGCCAAGGCATATTGGGAAGACTACAAGGCCCGCAAAGAGAAAGGCGACTGA
- a CDS encoding DNA-binding protein, with amino-acid sequence MPLTKDFKDTIKARAERDPEFRAGLFREAIEAMLSDDLETGKVLLRDYVNATVGFEALAQDMDKDPKSLMRMLSAKGNPRADNLLAMVSRLKQREGMYFSVTQNNSVHT; translated from the coding sequence ATGCCCCTGACGAAAGACTTCAAAGACACGATCAAAGCCCGCGCTGAGCGCGATCCTGAGTTTCGTGCAGGGCTGTTCCGCGAAGCCATCGAAGCGATGCTCAGCGACGATCTGGAGACAGGCAAGGTGCTGCTGCGCGACTACGTGAATGCCACAGTGGGGTTTGAGGCCTTGGCGCAAGACATGGACAAGGACCCTAAGAGCCTGATGCGGATGCTCAGCGCTAAAGGAAACCCGCGTGCGGACAATTTGCTGGCGATGGTGTCGCGGTTGAAACAGCGTGAGGGCATGTATTTTTCAGTCACCCAGAACAACAGTGTTCATACCTAG